The genomic interval ATAATAAATATTATAAGAATTTAAAAATGTCAAAAAATGAAGTTTTAGAAGAATTTAAAAAAATAGAAGGAAATCCAAATATTAGAAGTATAATAAAGAAAAAAAGAAAAGAACAAATTAATATTTTAAAAAATACTAACATTTCTACATCCAATGCTATTTTAATAGATTCTTCAAATAGTTTTTGTGTAGCAATAAAATATGATAAAAATACTATGCATGCTCCTAAAGTATTAAGAAAAAGTACTAATAAAGAAATATTAAATATAAAAAAAATTGCATATTCTAAAATGATACCAATTCTTGAAAATTCAAAATTAACAATGGAGTTATATAAATATTGTGATTCAGGAAAATATGTACCTGAAAGATTATATTTCTCAGTTGCTGAAATTATAAATTGGTCACAGAAAATGAAAAAGTGGATGTTATTTGGTGGTATAAAACCTACGTTTAACAAAAAATTTTGATAAAAACATTATAATAATTTAGAGATTATAAAAATATGATACCAAATTTTTCAATTTTAAAAAATATATTAAAAGACATTAAAGCAATTAGGTGGGATTTATTTTATTCTCCTATTGTATTATTAATATTGTTATCTATGATGATACTTCCATTGCCTACTTTCTTGTTAGACATATTTTTTACTTTTAATATAGTGCTGTCTGTTATGATTTTACTATCTTCTATGTTTACAAAAAATACTATAGAATTTATATCTTTTCCTACAATATTATTGTTTTCAACTTTATTAAGGTTAGCATTAAATATTGCTTCTACTAGAGTGATATTAATTAATGGTCATATAGGACCTTCGTCTGCTGGTAATGTGATAGAATCTTTTGGTCATTTTTTAGTAGGTAATAATTTTTCTACTGGTATAGTAATATTTATAATATTAATAATAATAAATTTTATAGTTATAACGAAAGGTTCAGGAAGAATAGCTGAAGTAGGAGCTAGATTTGCTTTAGATGGAATGCCTGGAAAGCAAATGGCAATAGATGCAGATTTAAGTTCTGGTGTTATAGATGAAAAAGAAGCTATAAAGAGAAGAATACAGGTGTCTCAGGAAGCTGATTTTTATGGATCTATGGATGGTGCAAATAAATTCGTTAGAGGAGATGCTATAGCTGGCATATTAATTATGTTTGTAAATATAATAGGAGGAATATTAGTAGGAATAATACAACATAATATGAATTTTTATCTAGCTGTTAAAACTTATTCTTTATTAACAATAGGGGATGGACTAGTAGCTCAAATTCCATCTTTATTAATATCCACTTCTGCTGGTGTTATGGTAACTAGAATAAGTAATAATAAAAACGTTAGTGAACAAATTATTAGTCAATTGTTTAATAATTTTAAAATATTTTTTTTTAGTAGTATTGTGTTATTAATTTTTGGTGTAATACCAGGTATGCCTCATATAATTTTTTTATTTGCTTCATTTTTATTATTATTTTTTGGTATAATATTATATTTTAAACATTATAAAAATAATATTTTTGATATAAAGGAAAAAAACAATTTTAAAAATAAAGTAGAAGCAGCTTCTTGGAAAGATGTAATCATGGAGGATACTATAAAAATAGAATTAGGGCAAGATATACATTTTTCTTTAAATAAAATAATTAAACACGATTTAATTAATAAAATACAAATGATTAGAAAAAGCTTTGCTAATAAAATTGGATTTTTACCTGCTGAAGTTGTTATAAAAAATAATTTTTTATTTAAAAAATCAGAATATAAAATTTTTATAAAAGGAATTGAAGTATATAGAGGTGAACTTTTTTATAATTTAAAAATGATAATTCATAATAATCAAAATATAAAAATTTCATTTCCATATGTAACTAGTTGTATAGAGCCTGTATATGGAATGAAAGCATTTTGGATAAATAAAAAATATGAATTTGATGCAAAAAATATGAATTTTACAATAGTAGATGCAAATTCTGTTTTGGTTGCTAACTTAAATAATATTTTAAAACAAAATTTAGACGAATTATTTGGATATTATGAAACTCAAAAATTATTAGAACATGTTAATATTAATATTCCAAAATTAGTTGATGAATTTATTCCTAATGTAATTAATTTGTCTACATTTAATCAAATACTAAAAAATTTGTTATATGAAAAAGTATATATAAGAGATATTAAAACTATATTAGAAACTTTGATACACAATTCTTCAATTACAAAAGATCCTAATGAATTAACTAGTATAGTTAGAATTTCTTTAGGTAAATTTATTTGTCAACAAATTTTTAAAAATAGAACTACTGTAAAAATAATAACTTTAGATAATAAGTTGGAAAATATATTATTAAAATTTTGCACAAATGGTAAAAAGAATTTGTTTGAACCAGATCTTGCTAATAATATTTTGATTCAAACAAAATTAGCTATGGAACATCAAAATAATATAAATGGATTTTTTGTGTTAGTTGTAAATCATTCTTTAAGATTTATTTTATCAAAATTTTTAAGACAAAAATTTACTATGTTACATGTATTATCTTTTTTAGAAATACCAAATAAATTAATTATAAAATCTACGAGTATTATAGGAAAAATGTAAAAATTTTATTTATGAATATATAAAAATATAAAATTTATAAATTTTTTTTTTATATTTTTTTTATAGTTTTTATTCCTAATAAATTTAATCCTGTTTTTATTATTTTGGAAATTATAAATATTAATTTTATTCTGCTATTTCTTATATTTATATTTTTTTCATATAAAATAAAATATTTTTCATAAAATTTAGAAAAATATGAAGTTAATTTATATAAATAGTTACATAATATATTAGGATAACCATTTTTATATATTTCACATATTGTTTCTTCAAATTGTAAAATTTTTATAGATATTTTTCTTTCTTCTGAATTTGTTATAATAATTTTTTCTTTTATTTTTTTTATATTAATATTATTATTTTTAATAATTGATATTATTCTGGAATATGCATATTGTATATATATTGAAGTATTTCCATTTAGTCTTAATATTTTTTTCCAATCAAAAATATAATTTTTTTTTCTATTTTTAGATAATTCAAAATATTTTATTGCTCCTATTCCTATTATTTTTGAAGTTTTATTTAATTTTTTTTTATTAATATATTTATTTTTTTTTAAGATTATCGTTTTTGATTTTTCTATTGATTTATTTATTAAATGTTGTAAAGAAATTGTTTTTCCTTTTCTAGTCATAAATGGTTTCTTATTTTTTTTTAATATTGTTCCAAATGCATGATGTTTTATAGATAAGTTCTTGGATATATATTTTGCCATTTTTGATATTTCTAAAATTTGTTCGAGATATCTTTTTTGTCTATTGTCTATATAATAAATTATTTTATCTGCTTTTATAACTTGTGATCTGTATTTCATACATGCAATATCTATTGTAGAATATAAAAATGTTTTATCTTCATTTTGTATTATTACACCCATTTTTTTTCCAAATTTGTTTTTAAATTTATTTAAATATACTATTATTTTTCCTTTATATATGTGTGCGATTTTTTTTTTTTTCAAATCAAATATTATTTTATTTAACATATTTTTGTAAAAACTTTCTCCTTTTGTATGGTTTGATTTTAATGTAACATTTAAATTTTTATATATTTTGTAGTTTTCTAACAATGTTAATTGTACTATTCTTTTCCAAATTGAAATATATTTTTTATTATTTTTATACATTTTTATTAAAGTGTGTTTAGATTTTTTTTTAAATATTTTATTTTTGTCAAACATTTTTTTGGATTTTACATAAAAATTTTCTAAATTTTTTAATTTCATATTTTTTGTAATATTTATTTTTTTTTCTAATATGTATGTTATCAAC from Buchnera aphidicola (Astegopteryx bambusae) carries:
- a CDS encoding flagellar biosynthesis protein FlhA; amino-acid sequence: MIPNFSILKNILKDIKAIRWDLFYSPIVLLILLSMMILPLPTFLLDIFFTFNIVLSVMILLSSMFTKNTIEFISFPTILLFSTLLRLALNIASTRVILINGHIGPSSAGNVIESFGHFLVGNNFSTGIVIFIILIIINFIVITKGSGRIAEVGARFALDGMPGKQMAIDADLSSGVIDEKEAIKRRIQVSQEADFYGSMDGANKFVRGDAIAGILIMFVNIIGGILVGIIQHNMNFYLAVKTYSLLTIGDGLVAQIPSLLISTSAGVMVTRISNNKNVSEQIISQLFNNFKIFFFSSIVLLIFGVIPGMPHIIFLFASFLLLFFGIILYFKHYKNNIFDIKEKNNFKNKVEAASWKDVIMEDTIKIELGQDIHFSLNKIIKHDLINKIQMIRKSFANKIGFLPAEVVIKNNFLFKKSEYKIFIKGIEVYRGELFYNLKMIIHNNQNIKISFPYVTSCIEPVYGMKAFWINKKYEFDAKNMNFTIVDANSVLVANLNNILKQNLDELFGYYETQKLLEHVNINIPKLVDEFIPNVINLSTFNQILKNLLYEKVYIRDIKTILETLIHNSSITKDPNELTSIVRISLGKFICQQIFKNRTTVKIITLDNKLENILLKFCTNGKKNLFEPDLANNILIQTKLAMEHQNNINGFFVLVVNHSLRFILSKFLRQKFTMLHVLSFLEIPNKLIIKSTSIIGKM
- the argS gene encoding arginine--tRNA ligase, whose translation is MKIKKIIMKIVMKSLKLNGIKKNYDPIIRRSSKKQNSDYQANGIIKIATKLKKNPKKFAKAIIKNIVKNKIIEKITISKPCFINFFINLKFIEKQMEKMFLQKKIKIFKKKKKKIVVDYSSPNIAKNMHVGHLRSTIIGDSMVRIMEFLGHNVIRENHIGDWGHQYGMLITYILEKKINITKNMKLKNLENFYVKSKKMFDKNKIFKKKSKHTLIKMYKNNKKYISIWKRIVQLTLLENYKIYKNLNVTLKSNHTKGESFYKNMLNKIIFDLKKKKIAHIYKGKIIVYLNKFKNKFGKKMGVIIQNEDKTFLYSTIDIACMKYRSQVIKADKIIYYIDNRQKRYLEQILEISKMAKYISKNLSIKHHAFGTILKKNKKPFMTRKGKTISLQHLINKSIEKSKTIILKKNKYINKKKLNKTSKIIGIGAIKYFELSKNRKKNYIFDWKKILRLNGNTSIYIQYAYSRIISIIKNNNINIKKIKEKIIITNSEERKISIKILQFEETICEIYKNGYPNILCNYLYKLTSYFSKFYEKYFILYEKNINIRNSRIKLIFIISKIIKTGLNLLGIKTIKKI